A portion of the Nerophis lumbriciformis linkage group LG37, RoL_Nlum_v2.1, whole genome shotgun sequence genome contains these proteins:
- the tcf19l gene encoding transcription factor 19: MLSGVQPCFQLLRIGSSSAEDSARDLYTFRPALGHSVFRLGRAAELCDVTLDSSTVSRIHAELHAEREACGGEAVSQEEGWRVHIKDRSSHGTWVNEVRLQPGIQWELSDGDALTFGGHSPPGSPEFYFLFQKVKVRPLDFDAITIPKAGTFSSDLQNRIRTNPDRKAAPAVESINRATVILNSIGSLSKMKGSAWTFQRSHSHEGTVSDPGSSSSPPLPPLRAGPSPLLHSSTPPPFSTAPSLASKALPAASRSRRKSAHTVLLEDDSSDEPRNRKVLAGPEDEGQRARGRKKRRLYKSESEDLGSPPPPRPFHPKGQSELRPPQESKPFPVGIRTIGSFHGAMTNSRLDQHLLPKPAMLRQEQEAPRHLHSGARGNAVAFRQQRPALSAQRGRRRAHSSPVFSPLVVGGENYNLASPSVRIRAATRGRAAFNGFHQQPSKRRGRPRKHPLPPRPSLPSPSSSSSSSTSSASSSSGSSSSSSSEDEEEAAASGTVEPCAAPRCLLPQQDTVQWIQCDVCDAWYHIDCLHVDRKKLLRDPSADFNCGCC, translated from the exons ATGCTCTCGGGGGTGCAGCCTTGCTTCCAGCTGCTCCGCATCGGTTCTTCTTCGGCGGAGGACTCGGCGCGGGACCTCTACACCTTCCGGCCAGCGCTAGGCCACTCCGTGTTCCGCCTGGGCCGAGCGGCCGAGCTGTGCGATGTCACGCTGGACTCGTCGACGGTGTCCCGCATCCATGCCGAGCTGCACGCCGAGCGGGAGGCGTGCGGGGGCGAGGCCGTGTCTCAGGAGGAGGGATGGAGGGTCCACATCAAGGACAGGAGCAGTCACG GCACCTGGGTCAACGAGGTCCGCCTCCAGCCTGGCATCCAATGGGAGCTCTCGGACGGCGACGCGCTGACGTTCGGTGGACACTCGCCTCCCGGGAGCCCCGAGTTCTACTTCCTCTTCCAGAAGGTCAAAGTTCGGCCGTTGGACTTTGACGCCATCACCATTCCAAAG gcggGAACCTTTTCCTCCGACTTGCAGAACCGAATCCGAACCAACCCGGACCGCAAGGCGGCGCCCGCCGTGGAGTCCATCAACCGGGCCACCGTCATCCTCAACTCCATCGGCAGCCTCAGCAAGATGAAGGGCAGCGCGTGGACCTTCCAGAGGAGCCACAGCCACGAGGGCACCGTCTCCGACCCGGGCTCCTCCTCCTCGCCGCCGCTCCCGCCGCTAAGGGCAGGCCCCTCCCCTTTGCTGCACTCTTCCACACCGCCTCCCTTCTCCACTGCCCCCTCGCTCGCCTCCAAGGCCCTCCCGGCGGCCTCCAGGAGCCGCAGGAAGTCTGCTCACACGGTCTTGCTGGAGGACGACAGCTCGGACGAGCCCAGGAACAGAAAAG TGCTGGCAGGACCGGAGGACGAAGGACAGCGGGCGCGCGGTAGGAAGAAGCGGCGTCTCTACAAGTCCGAGTCGGAAGATCTCGGCTCACCGCCGCCGCCTCGTCCGTTTCACCCCAAAGGCCAGAGCGAGCTGCGGCCGCCGCAGGAGTCTAAACCCTTCCCTGTGGGGATCCGGACCATTGGCAGCTTCCACGGCGCTATGACCAACAGCAGACTGGACCAGCACCTCCTCCCCAAGCCCGCCATGCTCCGACAAGAGCAAGAGGCGCCGCGACATCTGCACAGCGGCGCACGCGGCAATGCGGTTGCCTTCCGCCAACAGCGGCCTGCCCTGTCGGCGCAGAGGGGCCGCAGGAGAGCTCACAGCTCACCGGTTTTCTCCCCCCTGGTGGTGGGAGGGGAGAACTACAACCTGGCGTCGCCCTCTGTGCGGATCCGCGCGGCCACGAGAGGCAGGGCGGCGTTCAACGGGTTTCACCAGCAGCCCAG CAAGCGGCGAGGCCGACCCCGCAAGCACCCTCTTCCTCCTCGACCTTCCCTTCCCTCGCCATCGTCCTCGTCCTCATCTTCCACCTCCTCGGCCTCGTCCTCCTCGGGCTCCTCCTCGTCGTCATCTTCCGAGGACGAGGAAGAGGCGGCGGCGTCCGGGACGGTGGAGCCGTGCGCGGCTCCCCGCTGCCTGCTGCCCCAGCAGGACACGGTGCAGTGGATCCAGTGCGACGTGTGCGATGCCTGGTACCACATCGACTGTCTCCACGTGGACCGCAAGAAGCTCCTACGGGACCCCAGCGCCGACTTCAACTGCGGCTGCTGCTGA